A genomic window from Cytobacillus suaedae includes:
- a CDS encoding methylmalonyl-CoA mutase family protein, translated as MSTVEKYRPKHHIRFVTASSLFDGHDASINIMRRIIQANGAEVIHLGHNRSVEEVVNAAIQEDVQGIAISSYQGGHVEYFKYMYDLLKERGASHIRIYGGGGGVIIPREIKELHEYGIARIFSPEDGRKYGLEGMIEMMIKECDFSTAPEAVTEQIEKLQQADYQSVAKLITVAESQINVNNEAAAAAETVMEKVKELVKNVPVVGITGTGGAGKSSLTDELIRRFLNEVPDKKVAILSVDPTKQKTGGALLGDRIRMNAIFNPRVYMRSLATRNSKSELSLAIKDAISVTKAAGFDLVIIETSGIGQGDAEITEICDISMYVMTSEFGAPSQLEKIDMIDFADLIVINKFERKGSEDAKRQVQKQYQRSRLLFEKDYSEMPVFGTIASQFNDPGTNALFANLVDLINEKAGTTWTTPFERSAEVEKQNVIIPNDRRYYLREISDTVRKYHKQAEQQVEVARKLFQINGTIESLQELANSEAALESLQELKTSYEEKLTPESKRILDSWEQLKDMYSKDKFVTKIRDKEIVTILQTKSLSGLSIPKVVLPRYKDLGEILRWVYKENVPGSFPYTAGVFPFKREGEDPKRQFAGEGTPDRTNRRFHYLSKDDDAKRLSTAFDSVTLYGEDPAYRPDIYGKVGESGVSICTLDDMKKLYSGFDLCAPSTSVSMTINGPAPIILAMFMNTAISQQIEKREAELGRILTVEEYIEVKAKTLQTVRGTVQADILKEDQGQNTCIFSTEFALRMMGDIQEYFINSKVRNYYSVSISGYHIAEAGANPISQLAFTLSNGFTYVEYYLSRGMNIDDFAPNLSFFFSNGLDPEYTVIGRVARRIWATVMRDKYGANERSQKLKYHVQTSGRSLHAQEIDFNDIRTTLQALMALQDNCNSLHTNAYDEAITTPTEESVRRAMAIQMIITKEHGLAKNENPLQGSFIVEELTDLVEEMVLQEFERINDRGGVLGAMETQYQRGKIQDESMYYEMKKHTGELPIIGVNTYLNPNPPSEEELNEIELARATQEEKELQIQNLKSFQERNKDAVEEALNKLKQTAMNNGNIFEELMETVKVASLGQITQALYEVGGQYRRNM; from the coding sequence TTGAGTACAGTTGAAAAATATCGTCCGAAGCATCATATACGTTTTGTGACGGCTTCTAGTTTATTTGATGGACACGATGCTTCGATTAACATAATGCGCCGAATTATTCAGGCTAATGGAGCCGAAGTAATCCACTTAGGACATAACCGCTCGGTTGAAGAGGTAGTAAATGCTGCAATCCAAGAGGACGTTCAAGGAATTGCGATTTCTTCTTACCAAGGTGGACACGTTGAATATTTTAAATACATGTATGACCTTCTGAAAGAACGTGGAGCTTCTCATATTCGCATCTACGGTGGCGGTGGTGGGGTAATCATTCCACGCGAAATTAAAGAATTACATGAGTACGGAATTGCTCGTATCTTCTCCCCAGAGGACGGACGTAAATACGGTCTAGAAGGTATGATTGAAATGATGATCAAAGAATGTGATTTCTCAACAGCACCTGAGGCTGTTACTGAACAAATTGAGAAATTACAGCAAGCCGATTACCAATCTGTTGCTAAGCTAATCACGGTTGCTGAAAGCCAAATCAATGTAAATAATGAAGCAGCAGCTGCAGCTGAAACAGTTATGGAGAAGGTAAAGGAGCTTGTGAAAAACGTACCAGTTGTTGGAATCACTGGAACAGGTGGTGCTGGAAAAAGCTCGTTAACAGATGAGTTAATTCGCCGCTTCCTTAATGAAGTTCCTGATAAAAAAGTTGCGATATTATCTGTTGATCCAACAAAGCAAAAAACGGGTGGAGCCCTACTAGGTGACCGTATTCGTATGAATGCGATTTTTAATCCACGTGTCTATATGAGAAGCTTAGCAACACGTAATTCAAAATCAGAGTTATCTTTAGCAATTAAAGATGCAATTTCAGTAACGAAAGCTGCTGGCTTTGACTTAGTCATTATTGAGACAAGTGGAATTGGGCAAGGTGATGCTGAAATTACAGAGATCTGTGATATTTCGATGTATGTTATGACAAGTGAATTCGGTGCTCCTTCTCAGCTTGAAAAAATAGATATGATTGATTTTGCAGATCTGATTGTTATCAATAAATTTGAGCGCAAAGGCTCAGAAGATGCGAAGCGTCAGGTTCAAAAGCAATATCAACGTAGCCGTTTGTTATTTGAAAAGGATTATTCAGAAATGCCAGTGTTTGGGACAATTGCTAGTCAATTTAACGACCCAGGTACAAACGCACTTTTTGCAAATTTAGTAGATTTAATTAACGAAAAAGCAGGCACAACTTGGACGACACCATTTGAACGTTCAGCGGAAGTTGAAAAGCAAAATGTTATTATTCCAAATGACCGCCGCTACTATTTACGTGAAATTTCTGACACGGTAAGAAAATATCATAAACAAGCAGAGCAGCAGGTGGAAGTGGCTCGTAAGTTATTCCAGATCAACGGAACAATTGAGAGTTTACAAGAACTTGCTAATAGTGAAGCTGCCCTTGAGTCATTACAAGAACTTAAAACTAGCTATGAAGAGAAGTTAACGCCTGAATCAAAGAGAATTTTAGATTCATGGGAACAGCTAAAAGACATGTACTCAAAAGATAAGTTTGTTACAAAAATTCGTGACAAGGAAATCGTGACGATTTTACAAACAAAATCTTTATCTGGTTTAAGCATTCCAAAGGTTGTTTTACCAAGATATAAAGACCTCGGCGAAATCTTACGCTGGGTATATAAAGAAAATGTACCAGGTTCATTCCCTTATACTGCGGGAGTATTTCCGTTTAAACGTGAAGGGGAAGATCCGAAACGACAGTTTGCTGGTGAAGGAACGCCTGATCGAACAAATCGTCGCTTCCATTACCTTTCTAAAGATGATGATGCGAAACGATTAAGTACAGCATTTGACTCAGTGACATTATACGGGGAAGATCCTGCATACCGCCCAGATATCTATGGTAAGGTTGGGGAAAGTGGAGTAAGTATTTGTACATTAGATGATATGAAAAAACTATATAGTGGATTTGATCTATGTGCACCTTCAACCTCTGTATCAATGACAATTAATGGACCTGCGCCAATTATCTTAGCGATGTTCATGAACACAGCTATTTCACAGCAAATTGAAAAACGTGAAGCTGAACTTGGTCGTATTTTAACAGTAGAAGAATACATTGAAGTTAAAGCGAAAACACTACAAACGGTTCGTGGAACGGTTCAAGCTGATATTTTAAAAGAGGACCAAGGACAAAACACATGTATCTTCTCAACGGAGTTTGCCCTACGTATGATGGGAGATATCCAGGAATACTTCATAAACAGTAAAGTTAGAAACTACTATTCTGTTTCAATTTCTGGCTATCATATTGCAGAAGCGGGTGCGAACCCAATTTCACAATTAGCATTCACACTTTCAAATGGCTTTACGTACGTAGAGTACTATTTAAGTCGTGGAATGAACATTGATGATTTTGCACCAAACTTAAGCTTCTTCTTTAGTAATGGACTTGATCCTGAGTATACAGTAATTGGTCGTGTTGCAAGAAGAATTTGGGCAACGGTAATGAGAGATAAATACGGTGCAAATGAGCGAAGCCAAAAGCTTAAATACCATGTTCAAACATCAGGTCGCTCACTTCATGCGCAGGAAATTGACTTTAATGATATTCGTACAACACTTCAGGCACTAATGGCATTACAGGATAACTGTAATTCACTTCATACAAATGCATATGATGAAGCGATTACAACACCAACTGAAGAGTCTGTACGTCGTGCAATGGCAATTCAGATGATTATTACAAAAGAGCATGGATTAGCGAAAAATGAAAATCCATTACAAGGGTCATTCATTGTTGAAGAATTAACAGATCTTGTAGAGGAAATGGTACTTCAAGAATTCGAACGTATCAATGACCGTGGTGGCGTGTTAGGCGCAATGGAAACACAATACCAACGTGGAAAAATTCAAGATGAGTCCATGTACTATGAGATGAAAAAACATACAGGTGAGCTTCCAATCATTGGAGTGAACACGTATCTGAATCCAAATCCTCCTTCAGAGGAAGAGTTAAATGAAATTGAATTAGCTCGTGCAACACAAGAAGAAAAAGAGCTACAAATTCAAAACCTGAAGAGCTTCCAGGAACGCAATAAAGATGCTGTAGAAGAAGCACTGAACAAGCTGAAACAAACAGCGATGAACAACGGAAACATCTTCGAAGAACTCATGGAAACGGTAAAAGTCGCAAGCTTAGGACAAATCACACAAGCACTATACGAAGTAGGCGGTCAGTACCGTAGAAATATGTAA
- a CDS encoding TetR/AcrR family transcriptional regulator: MKKREVPASVKDERLIKKRRDQMIKGAVNLFKEKGFHRTTTREIAKASGFSIGTLYEYIRTKEDVLYLVCDSIYDQVRERMQQDIDTKQGSIESLKLAVAHYFRVVNEMQDEVLVMYQEAKSLTKDALPYVLKKEIEMVAMFESVINGCVASGELELEEHEVKLIAHNIFVQGQMWGFRRWALQKIYTLDQYIELQTSLLLNGIHKEVVVKK; the protein is encoded by the coding sequence ATGAAGAAGCGTGAGGTGCCTGCATCTGTTAAGGATGAGCGTCTGATTAAGAAGAGACGCGATCAGATGATTAAGGGCGCTGTTAATTTGTTTAAGGAAAAAGGGTTTCATCGAACGACAACAAGAGAAATCGCCAAAGCATCCGGCTTCAGTATTGGTACCCTTTATGAATATATACGTACAAAGGAAGATGTTCTCTATCTTGTTTGTGATAGCATATACGACCAAGTTCGTGAAAGAATGCAACAGGATATTGATACAAAACAAGGAAGTATCGAAAGTCTAAAGCTTGCTGTCGCTCATTATTTTAGAGTGGTGAACGAGATGCAGGATGAAGTTTTAGTTATGTATCAGGAAGCAAAATCGCTAACAAAGGATGCACTTCCTTATGTGTTAAAAAAGGAAATTGAAATGGTCGCAATGTTTGAAAGTGTAATTAATGGTTGTGTGGCCTCTGGAGAATTGGAGTTAGAAGAACATGAAGTAAAACTCATTGCCCATAACATCTTTGTTCAAGGCCAAATGTGGGGCTTCCGTCGCTGGGCACTTCAAAAAATCTACACACTAGACCAATACATTGAGCTTCAAACCTCACTTCTTTTAAACGGTATTCATAAAGAAGTGGTAGTGAAAAAGTAA